In a genomic window of Mastacembelus armatus chromosome 3, fMasArm1.2, whole genome shotgun sequence:
- the LOC113138036 gene encoding gonadotropin subunit beta-1-like, with product MQFVVMAAMLALARAGQGASFGCYPVNCSIPVDSCGSTEFIYTTICAGQCYHEDPVYIGSHDWPEQKICNGDWSYEVKHFKGCPVAVTYPVARNCECTACNAGNTYCGRFSGDIPSCPSF from the exons ATGCAGTttgttgtcatggcagcaaTGCTGGCGCTGGCAAGGGCGGGACAGGGCGCCAGCTTCGGGTGTTACCCAGTGAACTGCAGCATCCCCGTGGACAGCTGCGGCAGCACCGAGTTCATCTACACCACCATATGTGCAGGACAGTGCTACCACGAG GATCCTGTCTACATCGGCAGCCATGACTGGCCTGAACAGAAGATCTGTAACGGGGACTGGTCCTATGAGGTGAAACACTTTAAAGGTTGTCCAGTTGCAGTCACCTACCCTGTAGCCAGAAACTGCGAGTGTACTGCGTGTAATGCAGGAAACACGTACTGTGGCCGCTTTTCTGGAGACATACCCAGCTGTCCATCCTTTTAG